One Sulfolobus sp. S-194 DNA segment encodes these proteins:
- a CDS encoding S8 family serine peptidase codes for MWSSLFLILIISSSLVLPIYLQPQVSSQIPNNQLVNVAIVLPPKNLGLLQIYVQQHKVVNQSQLISLFIPNATINKIVSTLKHNGINPQVTLNVISFQARAGVIEKLFNGEFITTTILGKKIYYFVSEGSPSFPGIVLATNLTSLFLSRPNNLVNITQAVAYNMVTPKEIQKAYNITYLLNRGINGSGVNIGILDFEGDPYIYQQVQAFDSIYGLPNPPLFKIVPIGPYNPNDGIVSGWALEISLDVEYAHAAAPGAGIVLYVANPSISVPQAIAYIDQQDEVSVVSQSWGIPEIYFLLGLLPMSYLQAMIYEYWLGEAEGITFIAASGDAGGNGYNFFLSPLGSTIIPSSIPYVLSVGGSTLYISGNESYQTAWSGESIFGSTTGGYSAIFPSPPYQGLKGYRITPDIVADANPYSGVPIVYYYNTTYLVGGTSLATPIVAGILALASQVHGRLGFINPLIYALNGTRAIVPVNVGYNTPYEANGTLNPVTGLGYINAGYFVNLLKKPSISLSLAVQNTTYLPNQEIQVIAYLKGTSSYPSSITAYVYNGTSIISSFPLVYNGSTYAGKISIDKAGVYEIYASYDNTYGFTYIIVGYQAVFIFPIVAIYPIPTSIPVLVMITYPNGTLVSSYNSTTLLVYKENQIDGSLYQVASARLNNLPVINISQLGISIKFKSGILEGYINLTSSKFGGVYVLSVNNTIGLDEIVLGMYVVPAVIPNSFTEPISIYSGENITIEVLVESLGMPNITVSFIRDGKVYYSTQINSLIYNGAPYYIAQISVPRLPTGYYTIEAYADYSNGSYLTYGSGYTQIYVSSQRLILNASISSVAFENSSVIVKAKIYYPNGTSVKFGIFSAIFVPNYLMGQLDNLEISYSVSLSYKNGEWIGNFTIPEGSYDNSGLTIDELAGVWNVYLVGISSSGIPLPFNSSLDYNTLNIEPTFNGLSFLVLPYNYVPQFNGNYAYHIYAPKAVIENKTVILIDSIIENLTAINSVIYSYNTQIYHATLINSKIENITKVSANVQNVEVVNYTNITRPIITSSESNTTVSLLNYEDTFIVEFIIAIVINTIVVTLFVITDRNKR; via the coding sequence ATGTGGTCATCATTATTTTTAATTTTAATAATCTCATCCTCGCTAGTACTTCCAATTTATCTTCAACCGCAAGTATCGTCACAAATACCTAATAATCAGCTGGTGAATGTAGCAATTGTTTTACCTCCTAAAAATCTAGGATTACTTCAAATTTATGTACAACAACATAAAGTTGTAAATCAATCGCAACTTATTTCTTTATTTATTCCTAATGCTACAATAAATAAAATAGTTAGTACACTAAAGCATAATGGAATAAATCCACAAGTTACACTGAATGTTATTTCTTTTCAAGCTAGAGCTGGAGTAATAGAAAAACTGTTTAATGGAGAATTTATTACAACGACTATCCTGGGCAAAAAGATTTACTATTTTGTAAGTGAAGGTTCTCCATCTTTTCCAGGAATTGTTTTAGCTACTAATTTAACGTCATTATTTCTATCGAGGCCTAACAACCTGGTAAATATAACTCAAGCTGTAGCTTATAATATGGTTACTCCTAAAGAGATCCAAAAAGCCTATAACATAACTTACTTATTAAATAGAGGAATAAATGGTAGTGGAGTTAATATTGGAATTCTTGATTTCGAAGGAGATCCTTATATTTATCAACAAGTTCAAGCTTTCGATTCTATTTATGGATTGCCTAATCCACCTTTGTTTAAGATAGTACCTATTGGTCCATACAATCCTAACGACGGTATTGTAAGCGGTTGGGCACTAGAAATTTCTTTAGATGTTGAATATGCCCACGCTGCTGCACCCGGTGCTGGAATAGTGCTTTACGTTGCTAATCCTTCAATTTCAGTACCTCAAGCTATAGCATACATAGATCAGCAAGATGAAGTAAGTGTTGTTTCCCAAAGCTGGGGTATTCCAGAAATTTATTTCTTACTAGGTCTCTTACCGATGTCTTATTTGCAGGCAATGATTTATGAATATTGGCTAGGAGAAGCTGAAGGAATAACTTTTATTGCAGCTTCTGGAGATGCTGGAGGTAATGGTTATAACTTCTTCTTAAGTCCTTTAGGATCAACAATAATACCTTCTTCCATTCCGTATGTTTTATCTGTTGGAGGTTCAACATTATATATATCTGGTAATGAGAGTTATCAGACAGCGTGGAGTGGAGAAAGTATATTTGGTTCTACAACTGGTGGTTATAGTGCTATATTCCCTTCACCTCCATATCAGGGGCTTAAAGGTTATAGGATTACCCCAGATATCGTGGCTGACGCAAATCCATATTCTGGTGTACCTATAGTTTATTACTATAATACTACGTATCTTGTTGGGGGAACTTCTTTAGCTACTCCTATAGTTGCTGGAATTTTAGCTTTAGCTTCTCAAGTTCACGGAAGGCTTGGTTTTATTAATCCTTTGATTTACGCTTTAAATGGAACTAGAGCTATTGTTCCAGTTAATGTAGGATATAATACTCCATACGAGGCTAATGGAACTCTAAATCCTGTCACTGGATTAGGATATATTAATGCGGGTTACTTCGTTAATCTATTAAAGAAACCTTCGATTTCCTTATCTTTAGCTGTTCAAAATACTACATATTTACCAAACCAAGAAATTCAAGTTATAGCGTATCTTAAAGGAACTTCATCATATCCGTCAAGTATAACTGCATATGTGTATAACGGCACATCCATAATATCTTCATTTCCTCTTGTTTATAATGGTTCTACTTATGCTGGGAAGATTAGCATAGATAAAGCTGGTGTATACGAAATCTACGCGAGTTATGATAATACTTACGGTTTTACATACATTATTGTAGGTTACCAAGCAGTTTTTATATTTCCGATAGTTGCGATCTATCCTATACCAACTAGTATACCAGTATTAGTTATGATAACTTATCCTAATGGTACTTTAGTCTCTTCATATAATTCTACTACTTTACTAGTCTATAAGGAGAACCAAATAGACGGTTCATTGTATCAAGTAGCTAGCGCTCGTTTAAATAATTTGCCAGTTATAAATATTTCTCAATTAGGCATATCAATTAAATTTAAATCTGGAATATTAGAAGGTTATATAAACTTAACGAGTAGTAAATTTGGAGGTGTTTATGTTTTATCTGTTAACAATACCATAGGACTGGATGAAATAGTCCTGGGGATGTACGTTGTACCAGCAGTTATTCCTAATTCCTTTACGGAACCTATTTCTATTTATAGCGGAGAAAATATAACGATAGAAGTATTAGTCGAAAGTTTAGGAATGCCTAACATAACTGTATCATTTATTAGAGATGGAAAAGTTTATTACAGCACACAAATTAATTCTCTTATTTACAACGGTGCTCCATATTATATTGCGCAAATATCTGTACCTAGATTGCCTACTGGATATTATACTATTGAGGCATATGCTGACTATAGTAATGGGTCTTATCTGACTTATGGTTCTGGATATACTCAAATTTATGTTAGTAGTCAAAGACTGATTTTGAATGCGTCAATAAGCTCTGTGGCTTTTGAAAATAGTAGTGTAATCGTAAAAGCCAAAATATATTATCCTAATGGGACTTCAGTAAAGTTCGGTATATTTAGTGCTATATTTGTTCCTAATTATCTTATGGGTCAGCTAGATAATTTAGAGATTTCATATTCAGTAAGTTTAAGTTATAAGAATGGTGAATGGATAGGTAATTTCACAATCCCAGAGGGAAGTTATGATAATTCCGGGTTAACTATAGATGAATTAGCCGGTGTATGGAATGTATATCTTGTCGGTATATCATCGAGTGGAATTCCATTACCTTTTAATTCGAGTTTGGATTATAATACACTAAATATAGAGCCCACATTCAATGGTTTATCCTTCTTAGTTTTGCCATATAATTATGTTCCCCAATTTAATGGGAATTATGCATATCATATTTATGCGCCCAAAGCAGTAATTGAAAATAAGACTGTAATATTAATTGATTCTATAATAGAGAATTTAACTGCGATAAACTCTGTGATATATTCTTATAATACTCAAATATATCATGCCACTTTAATTAATTCTAAAATAGAGAATATAACAAAAGTTTCAGCAAATGTACAAAACGTAGAAGTCGTAAACTATACTAACATAACTCGTCCAATAATTACTTCAAGTGAAAGTAATACTACGGTTAGTCTACTGAACTATGAAGACACATTCATTGTAGAATTTATTATAGCTATTGTAATAAATACTATTGTAGTTACATTATTCGTTATTACTGATAGAAATAAAAGATAA
- the asd gene encoding aspartate-semialdehyde dehydrogenase, with the protein MRRTLKAAILGATGLVGIEYVRMLSNHPYIKPAYLAGKGSVGKPYGEVVRWQTIGQVPTEIADMEVKPTDPKLMDDVDIVFSPLPQGAAGPVEEQFAKEGFPVISNSPDHRFDPDVPLLIPELNPHTISLIDEQRKRREWKGFIVTTPLCTAQGAAIPLGAIFKDYKMDGAFITTIQSLSGAGYPGIPSLDVVDNILPLGDGYDAKTIKEIFRILSEVKRNVNEPKLEDVSLAATTHRIATIHGHYEVLYVSFKEETAAEKVKETLENFRGEPQDLKLPTAPSKPIIVMNEDTRPQVYFDRWAGDIPGMSVVVGRIKQVNKRMLRLVSLIHNTVRGAAGGGILAAELLVEKGYIEK; encoded by the coding sequence ATGAGGAGAACATTAAAAGCCGCAATATTAGGTGCTACTGGTTTAGTAGGAATCGAATATGTAAGAATGCTATCAAATCATCCCTATATTAAACCTGCATATTTAGCTGGAAAAGGTTCAGTAGGTAAACCTTATGGAGAAGTCGTGAGATGGCAAACTATAGGTCAAGTTCCAACTGAAATAGCCGACATGGAAGTTAAACCGACTGATCCGAAATTAATGGATGATGTAGATATTGTATTTTCACCCTTACCTCAAGGTGCTGCAGGTCCAGTAGAAGAACAATTTGCAAAAGAAGGATTTCCAGTAATTAGTAATTCACCAGACCATAGATTTGACCCCGATGTTCCCTTATTAATCCCTGAACTAAATCCGCATACTATTAGCTTAATTGATGAGCAAAGAAAAAGAAGAGAATGGAAAGGATTTATAGTTACAACACCATTATGCACAGCTCAAGGTGCAGCGATACCATTAGGTGCTATATTTAAAGATTATAAGATGGATGGAGCATTTATAACTACTATCCAATCACTATCTGGTGCTGGTTATCCAGGAATACCATCATTAGATGTAGTAGATAATATCTTGCCTTTAGGTGATGGATATGACGCTAAAACAATAAAAGAAATCTTTAGAATTCTAAGCGAAGTTAAGAGAAATGTAAATGAGCCTAAATTAGAAGACGTAAGCCTAGCAGCAACAACTCATAGGATAGCCACCATACATGGTCATTATGAAGTATTATATGTATCGTTCAAAGAGGAAACTGCTGCTGAAAAAGTTAAAGAGACTTTAGAAAACTTTAGAGGGGAACCACAAGATCTAAAATTACCAACTGCTCCGTCAAAACCAATTATCGTTATGAATGAAGATACAAGACCACAAGTATATTTTGATAGATGGGCTGGAGATATTCCAGGAATGAGTGTAGTTGTAGGTAGAATAAAACAAGTGAATAAGAGGATGCTAAGGTTAGTATCATTAATTCATAACACAGTAAGAGGAGCCGCAGGAGGAGGTATATTAGCAGCTGAATTACTTGTCGAAAAAGGATATATTGAAAAGTAA
- the ilvD gene encoding dihydroxy-acid dehydratase, which translates to MNPDKKKRSNLIYGGYEKAPNRAFLKAMGLTDDDIAKPIVGVAVAWNEAGPCNIHLLGLSNIVKEGVRSGGGTPRVFTAPVVIDGIAMGSEGMKYSLVSREIVANTVELVVNAHGYDGFVALAGCDKTPPGMMMAMARLNIPSIIMYGGTTLPGNFKGKPITIQDVYEAVGAYSKGKITAEDLRLMEDNAIPGPGTCGGLYTANTMGLITEALGLALPGSASPPAVDSARVKYAYETGKALMNLIEIGLKPRDILTFEAFENAITVLMASGGSTNAVLHLLAIAYEAGVKLTLDDFDRISQRTPEIVNMKPGGEYAMYDLHRVGGAPLIMKKLLEADLLHGDAITVTGKTLKQNLEEYKLPNVTHEHIVRPISNPFNPTGGIRILKGSLAPEGAVIKVSATKVRYHKGPARVFNSEEEAFKAVLEGKIQENDVVVIRYEGPKGGPGMREMLAVTSAIVGQGLGEKVALITDGRFSGATRGIMVGHVAPEAAVGGPIALLRDGDTIIIDANNGRLDVDIPQEELKKRADEFTPPPPKYKSGLLAQYAKLVSSSSLGAVLLT; encoded by the coding sequence ATGAATCCCGATAAGAAAAAAAGGTCAAATCTAATTTATGGAGGTTACGAAAAAGCCCCTAATAGAGCATTTCTAAAAGCTATGGGTTTGACAGATGATGATATTGCAAAACCAATAGTTGGAGTTGCAGTAGCCTGGAATGAAGCTGGACCTTGTAATATTCATTTGCTCGGTCTCTCAAATATTGTTAAAGAAGGGGTAAGAAGTGGGGGAGGTACTCCTAGAGTTTTTACAGCCCCAGTGGTTATAGATGGAATTGCAATGGGAAGTGAAGGTATGAAATACTCTCTCGTAAGCAGGGAAATTGTTGCTAACACTGTAGAATTGGTAGTTAACGCACACGGGTATGATGGTTTTGTTGCTTTGGCTGGCTGTGATAAAACTCCACCAGGAATGATGATGGCTATGGCTAGACTAAATATACCGTCTATTATAATGTACGGAGGAACCACATTACCAGGTAATTTTAAGGGAAAACCAATAACAATACAAGACGTTTATGAAGCAGTTGGTGCTTATTCTAAAGGTAAGATAACAGCAGAAGATTTGAGACTAATGGAAGACAATGCCATTCCAGGACCAGGTACTTGTGGAGGATTGTATACTGCAAATACTATGGGTTTAATAACTGAAGCATTAGGTCTAGCTTTACCCGGTAGCGCTTCTCCACCAGCAGTAGATTCAGCAAGAGTAAAGTATGCTTACGAAACTGGTAAAGCACTAATGAATTTAATTGAAATAGGATTAAAACCAAGGGATATACTTACTTTCGAAGCTTTTGAAAACGCAATAACAGTGTTAATGGCTAGCGGAGGTTCTACAAATGCAGTTCTTCATTTATTAGCAATAGCTTATGAGGCGGGAGTAAAGCTTACACTAGATGATTTTGATAGGATTAGCCAAAGGACACCGGAAATAGTAAATATGAAACCTGGTGGAGAATATGCAATGTATGATTTACATAGGGTTGGAGGTGCGCCACTAATTATGAAAAAATTATTAGAAGCTGATTTACTTCATGGCGATGCAATAACTGTTACTGGTAAAACACTAAAACAAAACTTAGAAGAATATAAATTACCAAATGTTACACACGAACATATAGTAAGACCAATCTCAAACCCATTTAATCCTACCGGTGGAATAAGAATACTTAAAGGATCTTTAGCTCCTGAAGGTGCTGTAATTAAAGTTTCAGCTACTAAAGTTAGATACCATAAGGGACCTGCTAGAGTTTTCAACTCAGAGGAAGAAGCTTTTAAAGCAGTTCTAGAAGGAAAAATCCAAGAAAATGATGTTGTAGTTATTAGATATGAGGGACCTAAAGGAGGTCCAGGAATGAGGGAAATGCTTGCAGTTACCAGTGCTATTGTAGGTCAGGGTTTGGGAGAAAAAGTAGCCTTGATAACTGATGGTAGATTCTCTGGAGCAACTAGAGGAATTATGGTAGGACATGTGGCACCAGAAGCTGCAGTAGGAGGACCTATTGCATTACTAAGAGACGGGGACACTATAATTATTGATGCAAACAATGGAAGATTGGACGTAGATATACCACAAGAAGAATTAAAGAAAAGAGCAGACGAATTTACTCCACCACCACCTAAGTATAAGAGCGGCCTTCTAGCACAATATGCCAAGCTTGTATCATCATCATCACTAGGAGCGGTTCTTTTAACTTAA
- a CDS encoding radical SAM protein, which produces MKLERVKEPIPLIGHIAFGIIDRGTNILQVRPFSNCPMSCIFCSVDAGPYSRSRVTEYIVDADHLINWVNYVVDRKIHQVSILIDGVGEPILHPDIVKIVKGIKENRKVFEIAIETHGLPLNERLIKGLANAGLDRINLSLDSLDENKVKYLSGHKGYSVSKILKMIDLALNEGLKVMLTPVWIKGINDEDIINLVKFGKEKGLSFGIQKYVAHPRGRKVAKEVSWNEFKEFLSKIGEMLGVNLFLSPIQFKVFPDVRLGPVMDVNEKVVGEVVLNGWMKNEVIITARGRVITVVGVSDVPKGISLKVKISRNKDEIYLARLS; this is translated from the coding sequence GTGAAATTAGAGAGAGTTAAAGAACCAATTCCTCTTATTGGGCATATAGCTTTTGGTATAATCGACCGCGGTACCAATATTCTTCAAGTTCGTCCATTTAGCAATTGTCCAATGTCTTGTATATTTTGTTCAGTAGATGCTGGTCCTTATTCTAGGTCAAGAGTTACAGAGTATATTGTAGATGCTGATCACTTAATTAATTGGGTTAATTATGTTGTTGATAGAAAAATTCATCAAGTTTCAATTTTAATTGATGGTGTAGGTGAACCTATATTACATCCAGACATTGTGAAAATTGTAAAAGGAATAAAGGAAAATAGGAAAGTATTTGAGATAGCAATCGAAACCCATGGTCTACCATTAAATGAGAGATTAATAAAAGGACTAGCTAATGCTGGGCTAGATAGGATTAATCTCTCATTAGATTCCTTAGATGAGAATAAGGTTAAGTATCTTAGTGGTCATAAAGGTTATAGTGTTTCTAAGATATTGAAGATGATAGATCTAGCATTAAATGAAGGGTTAAAGGTTATGCTAACCCCAGTGTGGATTAAAGGAATAAATGATGAAGATATAATTAATCTTGTAAAGTTTGGAAAAGAGAAAGGATTATCTTTCGGAATTCAAAAATATGTTGCTCATCCTAGAGGAAGAAAGGTTGCTAAAGAGGTTAGTTGGAATGAGTTCAAAGAATTTTTATCAAAAATTGGCGAAATGCTAGGTGTCAATCTCTTTCTCTCTCCTATTCAGTTCAAAGTATTTCCAGATGTTAGGCTAGGCCCAGTAATGGATGTTAACGAGAAAGTAGTAGGAGAAGTTGTGCTGAATGGTTGGATGAAGAATGAGGTAATAATAACTGCTAGAGGAAGAGTCATCACAGTAGTTGGTGTTAGTGATGTTCCTAAGGGTATCTCATTAAAAGTTAAAATAAGTAGAAATAAGGATGAAATTTATTTAGCTAGGCTTAGCTAA
- a CDS encoding class I SAM-dependent methyltransferase yields the protein MEEYWLKIFESDLYINEMLKIWEEGEKWANWINEVIKKYGIKGKRILDVPCGIGRVSYFLSKLGYSITGVDISEKMIKKAKENVKEGDFVRGDMRKLSEVIKEKYDVVINIFNSLGYYEEEDDLKILRELREVTSPEGIVIVNLENRDFVIYNKPELLHSFVPPYLIIDQNKFDPFTSRLHVLRTYIKDGKEVEKIEFSQRYYSLHEIVNLMKKAGFKIIDIFSGYSWEKFEINDPQMTILAKPS from the coding sequence ATGGAAGAATATTGGCTTAAGATATTTGAATCTGACCTTTACATTAATGAAATGCTAAAAATATGGGAAGAGGGAGAGAAGTGGGCTAATTGGATTAATGAGGTCATAAAGAAATATGGTATAAAAGGTAAGAGAATACTTGATGTGCCATGCGGTATTGGTAGAGTTTCCTACTTTCTTAGCAAACTTGGTTATAGTATTACTGGAGTAGATATTTCAGAAAAGATGATAAAAAAAGCTAAAGAAAATGTAAAAGAAGGGGATTTTGTAAGGGGTGATATGCGCAAATTAAGTGAAGTAATAAAGGAGAAATACGATGTTGTTATTAACATTTTCAACAGTCTTGGATATTATGAAGAAGAGGATGATTTAAAAATTCTGAGAGAATTAAGAGAAGTTACATCTCCAGAAGGAATAGTAATTGTTAACCTTGAAAATAGAGATTTTGTGATATATAATAAGCCCGAACTCTTGCATTCCTTTGTACCCCCCTACTTGATAATTGATCAAAATAAGTTTGATCCATTTACTTCAAGACTACATGTACTAAGAACGTATATAAAAGATGGAAAAGAGGTCGAAAAAATAGAGTTCTCTCAAAGATATTATAGCCTCCATGAAATAGTAAACTTGATGAAGAAGGCAGGATTTAAAATAATTGATATTTTTAGCGGTTATTCATGGGAAAAATTCGAAATAAATGATCCACAAATGACAATCTTAGCTAAGCCTAGCTAA